In Alnus glutinosa chromosome 7, dhAlnGlut1.1, whole genome shotgun sequence, the sequence caaaaataaaaatggaagtgagggtttagggtttttggttcgTTTTCATTTCGCTGTCTGCCACGCCCAAAAGCATCTTCGTTTGCTCCACAGTATCGGACAAAGCTGACAAGAAATGGCGCTCAGGCCCGGACTTGTGAGGCGGTTTCTATCCACTTCAGTATTCTCTTCTCAATCCTCTGCTTTTGCTTCTGCTTCGGCCTCTGATGCTAATGCTAATGATAAGCGTGCTGTCACTCCTTCGACGACCCTATTTGTCCACGGTAATACTTGCGCCACCAAGAATTGCAATTACGATTAGTTATCGTTTACCATGATTGGGTTTTGATTGTTAATGTCTTATCTCTTTGTTTGAGATTTTTAGCAAGCCTAGAGAGCGCTCTATTCATTTCTTGGTGGTATATATTTTCTGGGTTATGTTCTTCATGACTCATGAGGAGCTTTTGTTTCAGATTTTGATTTAGAATCTGGGATCTTCTAAAGCAATGGGTTTATTAAGTAAGCTTGAATTTGGGATTTTTAAATTATTGCGAAttggtttatatttttcccaGAAAAGATAATTTAGGTGCAAAGAAAtagatttataataaatatcatATGTATATTGCGgcaaaataaatgaataaatatatagagTCCCAGAAAGATTCTCCTTGAACTATGCTCCATCAAAAGATTAGCAGGCTCCAATCGTTAGTCGGTTACGTTATTGATGGATTAAGAATAGGTTCCCTGGTGTCTATCTTCTTTTAAGTTAAAATTCGTAGGCATTTCTCATTATTCCTTCCGCTTGATGCCAATGGATGGTTGGAAGGAGGTTGTCTTATTCTATTACAATTGTTTATAAGGGGGATCGACCAAGTTATACTGTTGGGAGTGCCACTAACTGTGGCCGGTGTCTTGGCAGCTACTTGTATTAGCAGGAAATTTCCTTTGTGCTGTTGGAGTAATATATGCATGATTATGGCTTGATAGAATCATTCGACATTTGTGCTTACAGGGCTTAACAAGAGAACAACATCAGAGAAACTTCAGGAAGCTTTCTCTCAATTTGGCGATGTTGTTCATGGTAaagccatattttttttaactggttttgccttttttatttttctttattcttaaaCTGTTTATGGGGTCCTGTGATGTTCAATTTGTCAAGATTTGCATTTTGTCAGTAGGAAACTGAATCCCAAATAAAGACAACTAAAAGAAATCAATTTTGGTGATACTGAATCCCAAATTGTCATTTGCTTTAGAGGTCGATTATTATTTTGCACTTCTTGTTTTTTCATCAGTATAGGCCGTTTATGGCATATTGAAAGTGATTTAAGGATTGAATTTGTCAGGGAGGATTGATAATTGGTACACACcaagaaattggatttctttgAAATTACTATTAAGTGTCATGTTATTCTTGGATGGGTGAAGAGTATTTCACCTTTCTTTGTGCATTCATTATTTTGGCATATGCTACCATTGGAACAGTTCCTTTCTGTCTgtcaaatattttcaaatatgtAGCATAGAAATTTCCAAGTATGTAACTGCATGAAGGCATTATAAGGAAATGGGAAAGGACAAGTGGGCCTGGATAATTGAGTCCCATGAAGTGGCCCTGGATATGCAGGAGCTGGAACAGTGAACCCAAAATATTTGAGATAGGTTAGATTGGGTTCAGTTGATTGCCACTCAGCTTATTTAATATTAAACTTATGATTGTTGTTGAAAAATTTCACCTAAGAAAGATAACTGTCAGTTTTATAATCTTATGCCAATGATTTATAGTTCAAATGACCCTCCCTTCCCCTCTAAGAACGGTGTGAGGGTGTGGTTGCAGGTTCCAGGTCCACCTGGTGCATGTGTAATTTACCAATCAAAAAAATATACTGTTAAAGTCATTATCTTATGTTTTAACTGTGTTGTGTGCATCACATAGTGGGTATACACTATATAATCAAATACAAAAATTTCCGGGATGATTCATAAATTTGGAATAGATAAATGGTGGTAAGGAGTTATTATTGAAATATTATCATGCATTGGTTTAGTTAATGAACTTTTTGTGATCACTGATCTGTTCCCTGCCTACAGATTATTCGGTTCTGCCATTGATAACTTTTTTTTGCCTATGTTTCAGCCAGGGTGGCGAGAGACCCTGCTACTGGATACTCAAAGGGCTATGGATTTGTGACCTATGCCACCTTAAAGGATTCAGAGAAAGGAGTGAAAGGGATGTATGGAGAGGTCTATCTACCTTGAATTTCCTGTCAATTTTTGTACTTGATAAAAAGCTAAGATGATACTAGTGTGTGAGCCATCATGTATTGAATGATTTATGATGGAAACCATGTCTAAGTTTTgccatgtaatttttttggacCACTTTGGCATAAACTAGGCTGTTATGAAATAGCTTACTTAATGTTATTGCTGCGTGTGGTGTTGCAGATTCTTGAAGGGTGGGTAATTTTTGCTGAATACGCTATACCATGGACTCCAGGACAGTCGGCATCTCCAGAAACTTAACCCACCTTACTAGCTGATGATCAGTTAAAACCAATTGATTGGATTGTGAACATTTGATAGCAGCTTTTACTGTTTGTGAATGCCTTGGTTTGGCTTTCAGGAGATTTGATGGCCTACTATTAAGGTTTTCCTGTGCCTCTGTGTCCTTACTCTGTATATATGGATTACTATACAATACTTCACATTATTtgatctgattttattttttggtaccatTTAAGTAAATTTAGAGCTTCAGGAACGCCCATAACCATGTTAactctaattttctttttgttttaagtaCCATTTAAATGTTGAAGCAGCGGAATTGATGTTGCCTATATCCCTTGTTTTTGTTGGCTCCTTAAAATAACTCACCTGTATCCGGCAAATCTCTGACTTGTGAAAAGTGTCATCCTTCACATGAATCGGGTAAGACTTAGGTTTCGCTCGCGAGCGTGGCTTCGAAAAATTGTTTGCatccaataaaatttaaaccttAAACTTTATGGGGATTTGAACCTTTAATggtctattttcttcttcttgtctttgTTCGCAAGTCCTCTCTTGCTAACACCCCTACCGAGGAGCACAAGGTGTTCGTATTAAGAAGATGAGCAGATAAATTGAATCAGATCATAGTTTCCCTCAAAGGTAATATGATGAATATTCAACGACAATAGGAAAGACGGATTAAACGACAATAAAAGGGAACATAAAAGAGCTACAAAAAGCAAAGACAGGTTTGAGGGTTAAAGATAAATTAGAGCATTCCCAATAGATTATGTATTTACAACTTTAAAatagaatagataacaaaagtaCTAAAAAGAGACTTTATCGActtatgtattccaactctagaatatatttttcttaattctataaatagtgcaactctacaaacttatctattttttttttattctttatctccaccttttcagctttgttttttttttcttttttccctctaCTACTCCacgttcttccttttttttttcttcctttatagtggagatttaagggaaagtgtgtaaagtagtggagGTATCAAGCGGAACCCACGTGaaagaaaaatactataatgaaaaaattaatggaaaataataaaaaaataaaacagagtTAATAATAGATAATTGAATGTATAGttcattttaaaactcattagttaaactagataaaatgaattttgattaattattctagattgaaaaatacataagtCATTGGGAGTGCTGGGGGCTCTCCCAAAACCCTCTTTTATAGGCCCACGAGTCACATTTTCATaattcaatttaatatatatgacaAACTAATACTCTTCCAAAACCCTCTTTTATGACGAAAAATGTGTTATGTTTTGAGAGGCCTTTCAATATATTAGTCTATATACATGGCCGACTCTACCTTCGAGTTAATTAGGTGGTTACCTAAGGCCTCCattaatgaatattaataaggatttgttttaagaaaaaaaatatttaaaggctTGATTAtagtcaattttatttaattaaggccccTAATTGtagtaataattaattaaaaaggcaTGAATATCATTTAACTCtcttaaaaacttaattctCCCACATTCAATTCTTGAAATAAgtctaaaaaaattgatagtattaaataaaaaaataaaaaaatattaaagacatttttaaataaaactcatTCTCCAACTTTAAACGTTCTATTATTGAGAATAATAGAGAGAACGaaagtaataataattcaattacATTGTGAGTAGAGATTTTTTTAGCCTTTTGCATctcaaaaaattagaagaatcatttttaaataaaaatataatattaatattaaaataaatattatttaattaatattttaaaataaaaataaggattCACTTGAATCTTTCATTTTATGTCTCAAAATGTATCAAATCCGCCTTGTATACATATCGAGAGAGTTTGACCATCATAtgcttttttcttataaaatttttaGTCGCTAGCCCAAGCGCTTTGAAGTTTGAGcttaaaagacaattttttattttttaatttcaagaattgTGTTATGAGAgagcccctttttttttttttgataagtatgagaGAGCCCTTTTATATGTTGGGGCCAAATCACcatatagattttatttttaagtttttggaaGAACCAGTTTGGATTTGAGCTTtattcatgtaattttttttt encodes:
- the LOC133872761 gene encoding organelle RRM domain-containing protein 2, mitochondrial-like isoform X2, whose translation is MALRPGLVRRFLSTSVFSSQSSAFASASASDANANDKRAVTPSTTLFVHGLNKRTTSEKLQEAFSQFGDVVHARVARDPATGYSKGYGFVTYATLKDSEKGVKGIFLKGG
- the LOC133872761 gene encoding organelle RRM domain-containing protein 2, mitochondrial-like isoform X3, which codes for MALRPGLVRRFLSTSVFSSQSSAFASASASDANANDKRAVTPSTTLFVHARVARDPATGYSKGYGFVTYATLKDSEKGVKGMYGEILEGWVIFAEYAIPWTPGQSASPET
- the LOC133872761 gene encoding organelle RRM domain-containing protein 2, mitochondrial-like isoform X1, which produces MALRPGLVRRFLSTSVFSSQSSAFASASASDANANDKRAVTPSTTLFVHGLNKRTTSEKLQEAFSQFGDVVHARVARDPATGYSKGYGFVTYATLKDSEKGVKGMYGEILEGWVIFAEYAIPWTPGQSASPET